One Natator depressus isolate rNatDep1 chromosome 6, rNatDep2.hap1, whole genome shotgun sequence DNA window includes the following coding sequences:
- the CABP4 gene encoding calcium-binding protein 4, with protein sequence MPHKRPDKVESETCKEGQDLNKGGQAPPKEEEEPKASKSPGSESRRSSHSSHGRKHGKKHHADTHADATKAYSPFLNTVFGRERDLSPVELDELLDAFKEFDTDQDGFVSYKDLGACMRTMGYMPTEMELIEISQHIKMRMGGRVDFEDFVEMMGPKLREETAHMVGVRELKIAFRELDRNGDGEISSMELKDALLALLGEQVPLPEVEEILRDVDLNGDGHVDFDEFVMMLSSR encoded by the exons atgccccacaAGCGGCCAGACAAGGTCGAGTCGGAGACATGCAAAGAGGGGCAGGACCTGAATAAGGGGGGCCAGGCGCCCcctaaggaggaggaggagcccaaAGCCAGCAAGAGCCCCGGCTCCGAGTCGCGTCGCAGCTCACACTCCAGCCACGGGCGCAAGCATGGCAAGAAGCATCACGCCGATACCCATGCCGACGCCACCAAGGCCTACTCGCCCTTCCTCAACACTGTCTTCGGCAGG GAGAGAGATCTTTCCCCAGTAGAACTGGATG AGCTGCTGGACGCCTTCAAGGAGTTCGACACAGACCAGGATGGCTTCGTGAGCTACAAGGACCTGGGCGCCTGCATGCGCACCATGGGCTACATGCCCACTGAGATGGAGCTCATTGAGATCTCCCAGCACATCAAGatgagga TGGGTGGGCGCGTGGACTTTGAGGACTTTGTGGAGATGATGGGGCCGAAACTGCGGGAGGAGACGGCCCACATGGTGGGGGTGCGTGAGCTCAAGATCGCCTTCCGTGAG TTGGACAGGAACGGGGATGGGGAGATCAGCAGCATGGAGCTGAAGGACGCCCTCCTGGCCCTGCTGGGGGAGCAGGTCCCGCTGCCGGAGGTGGAGGAGATCCTGCGCGACGTTGACCTCAATGGGGACGGCCACGTGGACTTTGACG AGTTTGTGATGATGTTGTCCTCCCGCTAA